The Enterococcus rotai genome includes a window with the following:
- a CDS encoding TIGR03915 family putative DNA repair protein, with protein sequence MQIEETTEVWEYDGSFHGFLTIVYHAFKKRQFPEIILTPDTAVESLFLSHWISTDTALAHKMYKRLLTRLRQENSQFIIDGFYCSLKEKERFLLDAIQIALESKDLLLNHLGHPSILALQNALKSLFGEVHLFTGFIRFEYIGELLYSTIAPKHFSLPYLCPHFAKRYPQEMIMIYDETHRLLGIIEHGEISFIENSEPPTFHTKESEQEIQDYWRSFLQAITIQERKNERAQLSHLPKRYRHHMVDFN encoded by the coding sequence ATGCAAATTGAAGAAACAACTGAAGTTTGGGAGTATGACGGCAGTTTTCATGGATTTTTAACAATTGTCTATCATGCTTTTAAAAAAAGACAGTTCCCAGAAATTATTTTAACCCCGGATACTGCTGTTGAAAGTTTGTTTCTCAGTCATTGGATCTCAACCGATACAGCTTTGGCTCATAAAATGTACAAACGGCTACTTACTCGCTTGAGACAAGAAAATAGTCAGTTTATTATTGATGGGTTTTATTGTTCCTTAAAAGAAAAAGAACGATTTTTACTTGATGCGATTCAAATTGCTTTAGAATCAAAAGACTTGCTGTTAAATCATCTTGGACATCCATCTATTTTAGCCTTACAAAATGCCTTAAAGTCTCTTTTTGGTGAAGTTCACTTGTTCACAGGATTTATTCGTTTTGAATACATAGGAGAGCTACTTTATAGCACGATTGCGCCAAAACATTTTTCATTGCCTTACCTATGTCCCCATTTTGCCAAACGATATCCGCAAGAAATGATTATGATCTATGACGAAACACATCGTTTACTTGGTATTATTGAACATGGAGAAATTAGTTTCATTGAAAACAGTGAGCCTCCAACTTTTCATACAAAAGAGAGTGAACAAGAAATCCAAGATTATTGGCGTTCGTTCCTACAAGCCATTACCATTCAAGAACGAAAAAACGAACGAGCTCAGTTGTCACATTTACCTAAACGCTATCGTCATCATATGGTTGATTTCAATTAA
- a CDS encoding type II toxin-antitoxin system Phd/YefM family antitoxin, translating to MKNKVKKDIAFSVTDVKQSPMTIFETAKETNSGVYIYNRKKVAGVMLSVEQYEALIKKKKAEQGQEVKISELNQEIRQKIAFGSLISSKNLDDQLVSLGFITRKIEVDDYSEMMNELNETGKIEYQLQKKEDRTNIFAEVIGEQSNQSHLSDKIIVKKIHLRMN from the coding sequence ATGAAAAATAAAGTGAAAAAAGACATAGCATTTTCAGTTACAGATGTGAAGCAATCTCCTATGACGATTTTTGAAACAGCAAAAGAAACGAATTCCGGCGTGTATATTTATAATAGAAAAAAAGTTGCTGGTGTCATGTTGAGTGTTGAACAATACGAAGCATTGATCAAGAAAAAAAAAGCTGAACAAGGTCAAGAGGTAAAAATCTCAGAATTAAATCAAGAGATCCGTCAAAAAATTGCTTTTGGGTCCCTAATATCTTCTAAAAATCTAGATGATCAATTAGTTTCACTAGGCTTTATTACTCGGAAAATCGAAGTAGACGACTATAGTGAAATGATGAATGAATTGAATGAAACTGGAAAAATCGAGTATCAGTTACAGAAAAAAGAAGACCGGACCAATATTTTTGCTGAGGTGATTGGAGAACAAAGTAATCAATCCCATTTATCAGATAAAATAATTGTGAAAAAAATTCATCTTAGAATGAATTAA